The Brasilonema sennae CENA114 genome includes a region encoding these proteins:
- a CDS encoding phosphomannose isomerase type II C-terminal cupin domain, which yields MAQIQEATQTNTLPLPPSVTPRGVAATELRPWGSFTVLEEGRGYKIKRIEVKPGHRLSLQMHHHRSEHWIVVCGTAKVVCGDNEVFLSNNQSTYVPQCTAHRLENPGVIPLVLIEVQNGEYLGEDDIVRYQDDYARAEQKNQQ from the coding sequence ATGGCTCAAATTCAAGAAGCAACACAAACTAACACATTGCCCCTTCCGCCATCTGTCACGCCAAGAGGTGTCGCTGCAACTGAGCTTCGTCCTTGGGGTTCATTTACCGTCTTAGAAGAAGGCCGTGGATACAAAATAAAGCGTATTGAAGTTAAGCCTGGACACCGCCTCAGCTTGCAAATGCACCACCACCGTAGCGAACATTGGATTGTCGTTTGTGGTACAGCCAAGGTTGTCTGTGGTGATAATGAAGTTTTCCTCAGCAATAATCAGTCAACCTATGTACCCCAGTGTACAGCCCATCGATTAGAGAATCCTGGTGTGATTCCTTTGGTGTTAATTGAAGTTCAAAATGGGGAATATTTAGGAGAAGATGACATTGTCCGTTACCAGGATGACTATGCTCGGGCTGAACAAAAAAATCAACAATAG
- a CDS encoding HesB/IscA family protein, with protein sequence MIQLSPSAANEIRRLKSKQQPNVLFRLAVKPGGCSGWYYDMSFDEALKAGDKPESSASSGDAALVFPQKDESIFECYDIAIVIDAKSLKHVNQLTIDYSEDLMGGGFRFYNSRSHATCECGNSFSTTQ encoded by the coding sequence ATGATCCAATTGAGTCCATCTGCCGCCAATGAAATCAGGCGATTAAAATCAAAACAACAGCCAAATGTCTTGTTTCGTTTGGCTGTTAAACCTGGAGGTTGCTCTGGATGGTACTATGATATGTCCTTTGATGAAGCGCTCAAAGCAGGCGATAAGCCAGAATCCAGCGCTTCTTCGGGTGATGCTGCTTTGGTGTTTCCCCAAAAGGACGAAAGCATTTTTGAGTGTTATGATATTGCGATTGTCATAGATGCCAAAAGCTTAAAACACGTCAACCAGTTGACTATAGACTATTCAGAGGATTTGATGGGTGGTGGCTTTCGCTTCTACAACTCCAGATCTCATGCAACTTGTGAATGTGGTAACTCTTTTTCTACAACTCAATAA
- the tuf gene encoding elongation factor Tu, whose protein sequence is MARAKFERNKPHVNIGTIGHVDHGKTTLTAAITMTLAAMGQAVAKGYDQIDNAPEEKARGITINTAHVEYETEKRHYAHVDCPGHADYVKNMITGAAQMDGAILVVAATDGPMPQTREHILLAKQVGVPSLVVFLNKEDLMDDEELLELVELELRELLSDYDFPGDDIPIIKGSGLQALEAMTANAKTQKGTNDWVDKIYELMDAVDAYIPTPERDVDKPFLMAVEDVFSITGRGTVATGRIERGKVKIGDNVELVGIRNTRSTTVTGIEMFKKSLEEGMAGDNAGILLRGIQKADIERGMVIAKPGSITPHTQFEGEVYVLTEKEGGRKTPFFPGYRPQFYVRTTDVTGTIKQFTADDGSAAEMVMPGDRIKVSVELINAIAIEQGMRFAIREGGRTIGAGVVSKIVK, encoded by the coding sequence ATGGCACGCGCAAAGTTTGAAAGGAATAAACCCCACGTTAACATCGGTACGATTGGACACGTTGACCACGGTAAAACTACGTTAACGGCAGCCATCACCATGACCTTGGCAGCTATGGGTCAAGCTGTGGCTAAAGGCTACGACCAAATCGATAATGCACCAGAAGAAAAAGCACGGGGTATTACCATCAATACCGCTCACGTGGAGTATGAAACCGAGAAGCGGCACTATGCTCACGTGGACTGCCCCGGACATGCTGACTATGTGAAAAACATGATCACAGGTGCGGCTCAGATGGATGGAGCGATCCTCGTAGTAGCTGCTACCGATGGCCCTATGCCCCAAACCCGCGAACACATCCTGCTGGCAAAACAGGTTGGCGTTCCTAGTCTGGTCGTCTTCTTGAATAAAGAAGACTTGATGGATGACGAAGAACTCCTGGAACTAGTAGAACTAGAACTTCGAGAATTGCTATCTGACTACGATTTCCCTGGTGACGACATTCCTATTATCAAAGGCTCTGGTCTACAGGCGTTGGAAGCAATGACTGCTAACGCCAAGACACAGAAAGGTACCAATGATTGGGTAGATAAAATCTACGAACTGATGGATGCTGTAGATGCTTATATCCCCACTCCTGAGCGCGATGTAGATAAGCCCTTCTTGATGGCAGTAGAAGACGTGTTCTCGATCACAGGTCGTGGTACTGTAGCTACCGGACGTATTGAGCGGGGTAAAGTCAAAATCGGCGACAACGTAGAGTTAGTGGGTATTAGAAATACTCGCAGCACCACCGTAACCGGTATCGAGATGTTCAAGAAGAGTCTTGAAGAAGGTATGGCTGGTGATAATGCCGGAATACTGTTGCGCGGTATACAAAAAGCTGATATAGAACGGGGCATGGTTATTGCTAAGCCTGGTTCAATCACCCCTCACACACAATTTGAAGGTGAAGTGTACGTCTTAACAGAAAAAGAAGGCGGTCGCAAGACTCCATTTTTCCCAGGCTACCGCCCTCAGTTTTATGTGCGGACAACCGATGTGACTGGCACAATCAAACAGTTCACTGCTGACGATGGCAGTGCTGCCGAAATGGTGATGCCCGGAGACCGTATTAAGGTGAGTGTAGAACTTATCAACGCGATCGCTATTGAGCAAGGAATGCGCTTTGCAATTCGTGAAGGTGGTCGTACCATCGGTGCTGGTGTTGTTTCCAAAATCGTCAAGTAA
- a CDS encoding phosphodiester glycosidase family protein, producing the protein MGERPTLKCQQHCSAIVNNSNGRYVMVFVSPILVTLLCFIATGMNAKAQFLLKTDKGTDKHRDIETSPRFLVSQQQYAQKKQLQQGGTSSVSSFEQPLPPPPALSGVISYGNEISLNGRIFSGAWLQQREKTGSLSIRLSDAAVRQLFGVDFLDSSNPNKQPIQWFSSDTKPLVLSSVLTSGYRYLDITNFAKTAQWQMQVVNKTLVVTTPSAKVTNISQDKQQWRDRIIVALDRPTLWQITQGLPIKKPQLQIEEEGNSSTQLSSSPPRSTSPPNREWIITLDGVANPMLAQRYTPSNTVGQVGQDKLVTPSSPALIQQVEVVNNQTIIHLGVPLGLTPRIRTVANPNRLIIEIRPDAMVEKNITWAPGLNWRQRFVNLGKERFPVVWLEINPRTSGIKLKPISTTPNSLIGTAPLIQTAQQYSAVAAINGGYFNRNNQLPLGAIRRDGVWLSSPILNRGAIAWNDSGQFYIGRLNLVETLVSNNNVQLPILTLNSGYVQSGIARYSSAWGATYTSLTDNEIIIVVQKNQVINQLTGGKAGEIAVQIPQDGYLLTLRGNTTSNAATLPVGSSIRITSSTGPTAFGSYSHIVGAGPLLLQNRQIVLDGKSEKFSNAFINQKAIRSGICTTTTGNLIIAAVHNRVDGGGPTLAEHAQLMQLLGCVDALNLDGGSSTSLYLGGQLLDRSPNTVARVHNGIGIFLSPPGVQRK; encoded by the coding sequence ATGGGAGAAAGACCAACTTTAAAATGCCAACAACATTGCAGTGCTATTGTCAATAACAGCAATGGCAGGTATGTCATGGTTTTCGTGTCACCAATACTTGTGACACTACTGTGCTTCATAGCTACAGGTATGAATGCAAAAGCGCAGTTCTTGTTAAAAACTGACAAGGGGACAGACAAACACAGGGACATAGAGACTTCTCCTCGTTTCCTCGTCTCTCAACAGCAGTATGCTCAAAAAAAGCAACTTCAACAGGGGGGTACTTCCTCTGTGAGTTCTTTTGAGCAACCATTACCTCCACCTCCTGCTTTAAGCGGGGTAATTTCCTATGGTAACGAAATTTCTCTGAATGGTCGCATTTTTTCTGGAGCCTGGTTGCAGCAGCGCGAAAAAACAGGCTCGTTGAGTATTCGTCTGAGTGACGCAGCAGTTCGGCAATTATTCGGGGTAGATTTCTTAGATAGCAGCAATCCAAACAAGCAACCAATACAGTGGTTTTCATCTGATACGAAACCACTAGTGTTAAGTAGTGTATTAACCAGTGGATATCGATATTTAGACATTACGAATTTCGCAAAAACTGCCCAATGGCAGATGCAAGTCGTCAATAAGACGTTAGTAGTTACAACACCAAGCGCGAAAGTCACAAATATTTCTCAGGATAAGCAACAGTGGCGGGATCGCATTATCGTAGCTTTAGATCGCCCAACTCTTTGGCAAATCACACAAGGGCTACCAATCAAAAAACCTCAACTTCAAATAGAGGAAGAAGGAAACTCTTCTACACAACTTTCTTCATCACCTCCACGTTCTACCTCGCCACCAAATAGAGAGTGGATCATTACCCTTGATGGAGTAGCCAATCCAATGTTGGCACAACGTTACACTCCTTCAAATACAGTAGGGCAAGTAGGACAAGACAAATTAGTAACTCCCTCATCTCCAGCATTAATACAACAGGTAGAGGTAGTCAACAATCAAACGATAATCCATCTGGGGGTTCCCTTAGGTTTAACTCCTCGGATCCGCACTGTAGCTAACCCCAATCGTCTGATTATTGAAATTCGACCTGATGCGATGGTGGAAAAAAATATTACATGGGCACCAGGGTTGAATTGGCGACAGCGGTTTGTCAACTTAGGTAAAGAACGCTTTCCTGTTGTGTGGTTAGAAATTAATCCCCGTACCTCCGGAATAAAATTGAAACCTATCTCGACAACTCCTAACAGCTTGATAGGCACAGCTCCTTTGATTCAAACTGCACAACAATACTCAGCAGTCGCAGCAATTAACGGCGGTTATTTTAACCGTAATAATCAATTACCTCTGGGTGCAATTCGTCGGGATGGTGTGTGGTTATCAAGTCCAATTCTTAACCGAGGAGCGATCGCCTGGAATGATTCTGGACAATTTTACATTGGTCGTCTCAACTTAGTAGAAACTTTAGTCAGTAACAACAATGTCCAGTTGCCGATTTTGACTCTCAATAGTGGCTATGTTCAAAGCGGTATTGCCCGTTATAGCAGTGCATGGGGAGCAACCTACACTTCTCTCACTGACAATGAAATCATTATTGTTGTCCAGAAAAACCAGGTTATCAATCAGCTAACAGGAGGTAAAGCTGGTGAAATTGCCGTCCAAATACCACAAGATGGCTATTTATTAACATTACGCGGTAATACTACGAGCAATGCAGCTACTTTACCCGTTGGCTCGTCTATAAGAATAACGAGTTCCACTGGTCCTACAGCTTTTGGCAGTTACTCCCACATTGTAGGAGCAGGACCACTGCTACTGCAAAATCGTCAAATTGTCCTTGATGGCAAGAGCGAAAAATTTAGCAACGCCTTTATTAATCAAAAGGCTATTCGCAGTGGTATATGTACAACAACCACAGGAAATCTGATTATTGCGGCTGTACACAATCGTGTTGATGGTGGGGGACCTACCCTAGCAGAACATGCCCAACTCATGCAGCTTTTAGGCTGTGTTGATGCTCTTAATTTGGATGGTGGAAGTTCTACTAGTCTTTACTTGGGAGGACAATTGCTTGATCGTTCCCCTAATACTGTTGCTCGCGTTCACAACGGTATTGGTATATTCTTATCGCCGCCTGGAGTCCAGAGGAAGTAA
- the rpsJ gene encoding 30S ribosomal protein S10 encodes MATLQQQKIRIRLQAFDRRLLDTSCEKIVDTANRTNATAIGPIPLPTKRRIYCVLRSPHVDKDSREHFETRTHRRIIDIYQPSSKTIDALMKLDLPSGVDIEVKL; translated from the coding sequence ATGGCAACTCTACAGCAGCAAAAGATTAGAATTCGTTTACAGGCTTTTGACCGCCGCTTGCTGGACACATCTTGCGAGAAGATTGTAGACACAGCAAACCGGACCAATGCGACAGCTATAGGACCAATTCCTTTACCTACAAAACGCCGAATCTACTGTGTGTTGCGATCGCCCCACGTAGATAAAGACTCACGAGAACATTTTGAAACCCGTACTCATCGTCGGATTATCGATATCTACCAACCTTCTTCTAAAACCATTGATGCCTTGATGAAACTAGATTTACCATCGGGTGTAGACATCGAAGTTAAGCTCTAA
- the rpsL gene encoding 30S ribosomal protein S12, translated as MPTIQQLIRNEREQARQKTKSPALKQCPQRRGVCTRVYTTTPKKPNSALRKVARVRLTSGFEVTAYIPGIGHNLQEHSVVMIRGGRVKDLPGVRYHIVRGTLDTAGVKDRKQGRSKYGTKRAKATK; from the coding sequence ATGCCAACCATACAGCAGCTCATACGTAACGAACGCGAACAAGCGCGTCAGAAAACCAAGTCCCCAGCTCTAAAACAGTGCCCTCAACGTCGGGGCGTTTGTACTAGAGTATATACGACCACACCGAAAAAGCCAAACTCAGCTCTACGTAAAGTCGCAAGGGTAAGGTTAACCTCTGGATTTGAAGTCACAGCTTACATTCCAGGCATTGGTCATAACTTACAAGAACACTCTGTTGTGATGATTCGCGGCGGTCGCGTTAAGGACTTACCAGGCGTGAGATACCACATTGTCCGTGGAACTTTAGATACAGCCGGAGTCAAAGACCGCAAGCAAGGTCGTTCCAAGTATGGAACTAAGCGCGCTAAAGCTACTAAATAG
- the rpsG gene encoding 30S ribosomal protein S7, translated as MSRRGVIKKRPVPPDSVYNSRLISMITRRIMRHGKKSLASRIVYAAMKTIQERTGGDPLETFEKAVRNATPLVEVKARRVGGATYQVPMEVRAERGTSLALRWLVQFSRARPGRTMASKLANELMDAANESGNAIRKREETHRMAEANKAFAHYRY; from the coding sequence ATGTCTCGTCGTGGTGTTATTAAAAAGCGTCCGGTTCCACCGGACTCTGTATACAACAGTCGCCTCATCAGCATGATAACAAGGCGAATAATGCGTCATGGCAAAAAATCTCTAGCCTCACGCATTGTTTATGCTGCTATGAAAACAATACAGGAACGGACTGGTGGCGATCCGTTGGAAACCTTTGAAAAAGCTGTGCGTAATGCGACGCCTTTAGTAGAAGTCAAAGCTCGTCGCGTTGGTGGAGCAACCTACCAAGTCCCAATGGAAGTGCGTGCGGAACGGGGTACAAGCTTAGCACTACGTTGGTTAGTACAGTTTTCAAGGGCAAGACCAGGTCGCACAATGGCAAGCAAACTGGCAAATGAATTAATGGATGCTGCAAACGAAAGCGGGAATGCGATTCGCAAACGTGAAGAAACGCATCGGATGGCAGAAGCAAACAAAGCCTTTGCTCATTATCGCTACTAA
- the pheA gene encoding prephenate dehydratase: MNLSIAHLGPPGTYTEQAALFYLNWLTKSTGVEAMLCPYPSNAQTLRAVAQKEAQLAVVPVENSIEGSVTMTLDTLWQLDSLQVQLALVMPISHKLISCAQSLENIKTVYSHPQGLAQCQVWLEKFLPSVERIPTNSTTEALLQLKQDLTAAAISSQRAAQLYNLPIIASEINDYPGNCTRFWLVSQNHLPISQPTVSECTRYTSIAFSVPANIPGALAKPLQVLARLNINLSKIESRPTKRSLGEYLFFIDLEADASQPHVQSALAEISSYTEILKILGSYNVLPMNALGEAVSG, translated from the coding sequence ATGAATCTATCGATTGCACACTTAGGACCTCCAGGTACTTACACAGAACAAGCCGCTCTTTTTTATCTCAACTGGTTGACGAAAAGTACGGGAGTTGAGGCTATGTTATGCCCTTATCCCAGCAATGCTCAGACATTACGAGCCGTTGCCCAAAAAGAGGCACAATTGGCTGTTGTACCTGTGGAAAATTCTATTGAAGGCAGTGTGACCATGACACTGGATACATTATGGCAACTAGATAGTTTGCAAGTTCAGTTGGCTTTGGTTATGCCCATTTCTCATAAATTAATTTCTTGTGCTCAAAGCTTAGAAAATATCAAAACAGTTTATTCTCACCCACAAGGCTTAGCACAATGTCAAGTGTGGTTGGAGAAGTTTCTCCCCAGTGTAGAGCGAATTCCAACGAATTCCACCACTGAGGCGCTACTGCAACTAAAGCAAGACTTAACTGCTGCAGCTATTTCATCCCAACGGGCAGCGCAACTCTACAACTTGCCAATAATAGCTAGCGAGATTAATGACTATCCCGGAAATTGTACTCGTTTTTGGCTGGTCAGTCAAAATCATTTACCAATCTCCCAACCCACTGTTTCAGAATGTACGCGTTACACATCAATTGCTTTTAGTGTTCCTGCTAATATACCAGGAGCATTGGCTAAACCTCTACAGGTATTAGCTCGTCTAAATATTAATCTCAGTAAAATTGAATCTCGCCCAACAAAGCGTTCTCTTGGGGAATACCTATTTTTTATTGATTTGGAAGCAGACGCATCTCAACCACACGTACAATCTGCTTTAGCAGAAATATCTTCCTATACAGAGATATTAAAAATCCTTGGCAGTTATAATGTTTTACCAATGAACGCTCTTGGTGAAGCAGTTAGTGGTTAA
- the fusA gene encoding elongation factor G, which produces MARTNPLEKVRNIGIAAHIDAGKTTTTERILFYSGIIHKIGEVHEGTAVTDWMEQERERGITITAAAISTTWKNHQINIIDTPGHVDFTIEVERSMRVLDGVITVLCSVGGVQPQTETVWRQADRYKVPRIVFINKMDRTGANFYRVYEQVRDRLRANAIPIQLPIGSEIDFKGIVDLVRMRAYIYNNDQGTDIQETDIPEDMVDLVEEYRAKLIEAAAETSDDLMTKYFEGEELTEDEIHTALREGTVKGKIVPLLCGSAFKNKGVQLLLDAVVDYLPAPIDVPPIQGTLPNGEAVERHADDSEPLSALAFKIMADPYGRLTFVRVYSGVLKKGSYVLNATKNKKERISRLVVLRADDRMDVDELRSGDLGAALGLKDTLTGDTLSDDGSPVILESLFIPEPVISVAVEPKTKNDMDKLSKALQSLSEEDPTFRVNVDPETNQTVIAGMGELHLEILVDRMLREFKVEANVGAPQVAYRETIRKHVNRIEGKFIRQSGGKGQYGHVVIDLEPGQPGTGFEFVSKIVGGTVPKEYIGPAEQGMKESCESGVLAGYPLIDVKATLVDGSYHDVDSSEMAFKIAGSMAMKEAVMKAAPVLLEPMMKVEVEVPENFLGDVMGDLNSRRGQIEGMGSEQGLAKVTAKVPLAEMFGYATDIRSKTQGRGIFSMEFSNYEEVPRNVAEAIIAKSKGNG; this is translated from the coding sequence GTGGCACGTACGAACCCGCTAGAGAAAGTACGCAATATAGGTATTGCGGCGCATATAGATGCGGGCAAAACAACGACAACAGAGAGAATATTATTTTACTCTGGGATAATTCATAAAATAGGTGAGGTTCATGAAGGAACCGCAGTAACCGACTGGATGGAACAAGAGCGAGAGCGGGGAATTACCATCACTGCTGCTGCTATTAGTACCACTTGGAAAAATCATCAAATAAACATTATTGATACTCCAGGACACGTAGACTTCACGATTGAAGTGGAACGTTCCATGCGGGTACTGGATGGTGTGATCACAGTTTTATGTTCTGTTGGTGGTGTGCAGCCTCAAACAGAAACCGTGTGGCGTCAGGCAGATCGCTATAAAGTGCCTCGCATTGTTTTTATCAACAAGATGGATCGCACCGGCGCAAACTTTTACAGGGTTTACGAGCAAGTGCGCGATCGCCTGCGGGCAAATGCGATTCCTATTCAGTTGCCTATTGGCAGTGAAATCGACTTCAAGGGTATTGTTGACCTGGTGCGGATGCGTGCATATATTTACAACAACGACCAGGGAACCGATATTCAGGAAACAGACATCCCTGAAGATATGGTGGATCTGGTTGAAGAGTACCGCGCCAAACTGATTGAAGCGGCAGCGGAAACTAGTGATGACTTGATGACCAAGTACTTCGAAGGTGAGGAACTGACCGAAGACGAAATCCATACTGCTCTGCGTGAAGGCACGGTGAAAGGTAAGATTGTGCCACTGCTTTGCGGCTCGGCATTCAAAAACAAAGGCGTACAGCTGCTGTTGGATGCAGTAGTAGATTACCTACCAGCACCAATCGATGTACCACCAATTCAAGGTACACTGCCAAATGGTGAAGCCGTCGAGCGCCATGCCGACGACAGTGAACCACTATCAGCTCTTGCCTTCAAGATTATGGCTGACCCCTACGGTCGCCTAACCTTCGTTCGCGTCTATTCTGGTGTTCTCAAGAAAGGCAGCTATGTCCTCAATGCTACTAAGAACAAGAAAGAACGGATTTCTCGCTTAGTAGTTTTGAGAGCAGATGACAGAATGGATGTAGATGAACTGCGCTCAGGCGATTTAGGAGCCGCGTTGGGATTGAAAGACACCTTGACAGGTGACACACTTTCTGATGATGGATCACCAGTGATTCTGGAATCCCTGTTCATTCCTGAGCCTGTGATCTCGGTGGCGGTTGAACCCAAAACCAAAAACGACATGGACAAACTGTCCAAGGCTCTACAATCTCTCTCAGAAGAAGACCCCACTTTCCGCGTCAACGTCGATCCGGAAACCAACCAAACCGTGATTGCAGGGATGGGAGAGCTACACCTGGAAATTCTGGTAGACCGGATGTTACGTGAATTCAAAGTGGAAGCAAACGTTGGTGCGCCACAAGTTGCTTACCGCGAAACAATTCGCAAGCATGTTAACAGAATTGAAGGTAAGTTCATCCGCCAAAGCGGTGGTAAAGGTCAGTACGGTCACGTTGTGATTGACTTGGAGCCAGGACAACCAGGAACCGGCTTTGAATTCGTCTCCAAAATTGTTGGTGGTACTGTACCTAAAGAGTACATTGGACCAGCAGAACAGGGAATGAAAGAAAGCTGCGAATCGGGTGTTCTTGCTGGATATCCACTGATTGATGTCAAAGCAACGCTGGTTGATGGATCGTACCACGATGTAGACTCTTCAGAAATGGCTTTCAAAATCGCTGGCTCAATGGCGATGAAAGAAGCTGTGATGAAAGCAGCACCCGTCCTGTTAGAGCCTATGATGAAAGTTGAGGTAGAAGTTCCCGAAAACTTCCTTGGGGATGTGATGGGCGACCTCAATTCGCGTCGTGGGCAAATTGAGGGGATGGGATCTGAGCAGGGTCTTGCCAAAGTAACTGCTAAAGTTCCATTGGCAGAAATGTTTGGCTACGCCACTGATATCAGATCAAAGACCCAAGGTCGGGGCATCTTTTCAATGGAGTTTAGCAACTATGAAGAAGTGCCTCGCAACGTGGCTGAGGCAATCATAGCTAAAAGCAAAGGGAACGGTTAG
- a CDS encoding ribonuclease HII produces the protein MIKTERTVTSTKLSAPNTQMRWLDFSMLSSTQGLIAGVDEVGRGALFGPVVAAAVILPDSALSQLTAVEIKDSKKLSSSRRVRLAQQICALAIDWKIGFASTAEIDQTNILQATMLAMKRAVLKLKVQPALCLIDGNQLVKDLPLAQQTIVKGDERSIAIASASIIAKIWRDDLILRLASKYSMYDLERNKGYGSQRHLMALQQHGSSPLHRKSFRPCQITVLSCAK, from the coding sequence ATGATTAAGACGGAGCGAACTGTCACTTCTACTAAGTTGTCAGCACCCAACACACAGATGAGGTGGCTAGATTTTTCCATGCTGTCAAGTACTCAAGGGCTGATTGCAGGTGTGGATGAAGTGGGACGAGGTGCCCTGTTTGGTCCTGTGGTAGCAGCAGCAGTGATACTACCAGATAGCGCTTTATCACAACTCACAGCAGTTGAAATTAAAGATAGTAAAAAGCTATCCAGTTCTCGAAGAGTGCGGCTAGCGCAACAAATCTGTGCCCTGGCTATAGACTGGAAAATTGGTTTTGCTTCAACAGCTGAGATTGACCAGACGAATATTCTTCAAGCAACAATGCTAGCAATGAAGCGGGCTGTTCTCAAGTTAAAGGTGCAGCCTGCTTTGTGTTTAATTGATGGCAATCAGTTAGTAAAAGACTTGCCACTGGCACAACAAACGATAGTCAAGGGAGATGAGCGCTCAATTGCTATTGCCTCTGCTAGCATTATTGCGAAAATTTGGCGTGATGACCTTATACTTCGCCTCGCTTCTAAGTATTCTATGTATGACTTGGAACGCAACAAGGGTTATGGAAGTCAGCGGCATCTGATGGCACTGCAACAGCACGGATCTTCACCATTACATCGTAAATCGTTTCGTCCTTGTCAAATCACGGTACTTAGTTGTGCTAAATAG
- a CDS encoding LON peptidase substrate-binding domain-containing protein, whose product MTSSSKIAVCELPLFPLPEVVLFPTRPLPLHIFEFRYRIMMNTILESDRRFGVLMVDPMKGTIANIGCCAEIVHHERLPDDRIKMWTLGQQRFRLLKYVREKPYRVGLVEWISDNSPTKNLRPLATDVEQLLTDVVRLSAKLTEQNIELPEDLPNLPTELSYWVASNLYGVATEQQTLLEMQDTAARLEREAEILTSTRNHLAARTVLKDTFNQKL is encoded by the coding sequence ATGACATCCTCTTCTAAAATTGCAGTTTGCGAACTACCTCTGTTCCCGTTACCAGAGGTAGTTCTATTTCCAACAAGACCCTTACCCCTGCACATTTTTGAATTTCGCTACCGAATTATGATGAATACAATTTTGGAGAGCGATCGCAGGTTCGGGGTTTTGATGGTAGATCCAATGAAAGGCACGATTGCTAACATTGGCTGCTGTGCAGAAATTGTTCATCATGAGAGACTACCAGATGACCGAATAAAGATGTGGACATTGGGTCAACAAAGATTTCGCCTTTTAAAGTATGTCCGTGAAAAGCCGTATCGAGTTGGCTTGGTTGAGTGGATTTCAGACAACTCTCCAACAAAAAATTTGCGACCTTTGGCTACTGATGTTGAACAATTACTCACAGATGTTGTGCGTCTGTCAGCTAAGTTAACTGAGCAAAACATAGAACTGCCAGAAGATTTGCCAAATTTACCAACAGAGTTATCTTACTGGGTAGCAAGTAATCTTTATGGTGTTGCTACAGAGCAACAGACATTGTTAGAAATGCAGGATACTGCTGCTCGTTTAGAACGGGAAGCAGAAATTCTCACTTCTACTCGTAACCACTTGGCAGCTCGTACCGTTCTCAAGGACACCTTCAATCAGAAGTTGTGA
- a CDS encoding DUF1997 domain-containing protein yields the protein MSTRFTAYQSIEIAVPEQPIPIQHYLRQPQRLVNALVDPSRIQQLSDEVFRLKMRPLNFMSLSIQPTVDMRVWAESNGTIYLRSLNCEILGVEYINERFTLNLKGYLLPEPQVTSTVIKGRADLEVLLDFPPPFSYTPKPILEATGNGLLKSVLLTIKQRLLHQLLGDYCRWVTLQTREKALEDKSMPLFNPEQL from the coding sequence ATGTCTACTCGATTTACTGCCTATCAATCAATCGAAATTGCTGTTCCAGAACAGCCCATTCCAATTCAGCACTACTTACGTCAACCTCAACGCTTGGTTAACGCTTTAGTTGACCCTAGCCGTATCCAACAGCTTTCAGACGAAGTATTTCGGTTGAAAATGCGTCCTCTGAACTTTATGTCACTAAGTATTCAACCAACTGTAGACATGAGAGTCTGGGCTGAATCAAATGGAACAATTTATTTACGATCGCTAAATTGTGAAATCCTTGGTGTAGAGTATATCAACGAGCGCTTTACATTGAATTTGAAAGGGTATTTATTGCCAGAACCGCAAGTTACTAGCACGGTGATCAAAGGAAGAGCCGATTTAGAAGTGTTGCTAGATTTCCCCCCACCATTTTCCTATACACCTAAACCAATACTGGAAGCAACAGGCAATGGTTTGCTCAAAAGTGTTTTGCTGACAATTAAGCAAAGATTACTACATCAACTTTTAGGAGATTATTGCCGTTGGGTAACATTGCAAACGCGAGAAAAAGCGCTTGAGGATAAAAGTATGCCGCTCTTCAACCCAGAGCAATTATGA